AGTTTTTCAGAGACGATCACGGCGGGCGTTCGCGTGCGACGTCCTACGCTGCCCGCGCTGCCCGGATACACCTTCGTCAAAGGCTTTGCCGACAGCATGGCGAAGAGCGACGAGATGGCGGAGAGCTTCGTCCCCGTGCTGGTGAAGTTCGACGATTACGCACAGACGGTGTTCGAGGTCGAGCGGACGAAGACCGGGAACGCCGTGGTCTACTTGCCGGGAGCGCCCAACCCTTGGTCGGGCTCGGTGGTGTACGTGACCGCGGATCGAGTCGAGCGTCTCGACATGTCCGTGTCGGAGGCCGTCAAGAACATTAGAACGCTGGGTCGGGGCTCCGATCAGGTCGCGGCGATGCTAGCGACCGAATGACGTGTCTCTAGCCACGGAGACCTGCTAGGACTCCGGGGTCGATGTACGTCGAGTCTCGCCAATCCGTCGTTCGCCTGACCCGCCCGCTTTTTCTGCCGGCGGGCTATTTCGCGATCGTCACGCTCGGAGTCGAGGCGTTCTACCTGACGTGGGGAGCGTCGGCGTCGGTGTTCACCCTCGCCACCGCCGGGCTCGTCAGCACGGCGCTCGCCATCTTTCTGGGCTTTCGGGTGAGTGAGGCCTACGATCGGTGGTGGGAAGCGCGGAAACTCTGGGGGGCGCTGGTGAACGTGAGCCGGGCGTTCTCTCGGAAAGTGTGCACCATGATCGTCGCCGAGCGGCTCGACGGGATCGATTCCGAAGAAGAGGCGGCCGTCGCGCGGCGTGACATCCTCTACCGACACATCGCGTATGTGAACGCGCTTCGCATCAACCTGCGTCACGGGCCGTCGATGACCGCAGCGCCCAACGAATGGGAAGAGATTCGGCCATTCCTCTCGAACGGTGAGTTTCGCCGCTACGAGGAGAACGCCAACGTGGCCACGCAGCTTCTGGCCGAGCAGGGGCAAGTCCTGCGCGGGCTGTTTGGTGTCTCGGCGCAGCAAGAGCTCGCCTATCTCGAGCTGCAGCGGGCGTTGGACTCGCTCTGCGACGTTCAGGGGGCGTGCGAGCGCATCAACAACACGGTTTTCCCGTATGGCATCACGACCGCGACGAAGGGCCTTGTTTGGGGATTTGCGTCGGTGTTGCCATTCGCCGTGCTCGACGCGAACATCACGCTTGATGCCTTGGAAGTCTTCTTCTGTGTTTCGATGTCGCTCTCGTTCGTCCTGATCGAGAAGCTCGGCGAAGATCTGAAGAGGCCGTTCGAGAACCTGCCGAACGACACTCCGATGTCCGCCCTCTGTCGGACGATCGAGATCGATGTTCGGGAGATGCACGGCGAGACCGAAACTCCTCCCCCGCTGGTGCCGATCGACGGCGTCTTGATGTAGTTGGGGGCTCAGTCGACGGCTCGCTCGAGAGCGCGGTTCGCCGTCTTCAGCACAGTGATCCGCGCATGTTTCTTGTCGTCCGCGGGGATGACATG
The nucleotide sequence above comes from Candidatus Binatia bacterium. Encoded proteins:
- a CDS encoding bestrophin family ion channel — encoded protein: MYVESRQSVVRLTRPLFLPAGYFAIVTLGVEAFYLTWGASASVFTLATAGLVSTALAIFLGFRVSEAYDRWWEARKLWGALVNVSRAFSRKVCTMIVAERLDGIDSEEEAAVARRDILYRHIAYVNALRINLRHGPSMTAAPNEWEEIRPFLSNGEFRRYEENANVATQLLAEQGQVLRGLFGVSAQQELAYLELQRALDSLCDVQGACERINNTVFPYGITTATKGLVWGFASVLPFAVLDANITLDALEVFFCVSMSLSFVLIEKLGEDLKRPFENLPNDTPMSALCRTIEIDVREMHGETETPPPLVPIDGVLM